From one Treponema denticola genomic stretch:
- a CDS encoding ATP-binding protein, whose amino-acid sequence MSTIRKMPIGVQSFEVIRKESFVYVDKTELIWRLVNESRVHFLSRPRRFGKSLLLSTLKAYFLGQKELFKGLAIEKFEEAEKGKREIWQEYPVLYLDFNTGIYDTKEGLLNRLTSFLCEYEKIYGSTGLDLPDRFQNLIKAAYEKTGKQAVILIDEYDKPLLQTMWKDEALNETYRTILKGFFGVIKSADQYLRFAFLTGVTKFSKVSIFSDLNNLRDLSLLSDYSAICGISQDELETCFKPEIAALAENNSLTYEETLEKLKQRYDGYKFSEDGKNMYNPFSLLNVFADGRMRDYWFATGTPTFLVEYLKKAYYNIPDLDGNVKMNESGLETYRADAINPLPILFQSGYLTIKDYNDFSRLYRLGFPNDEVRYGFLDNLLPAYTPIRTDKTGLSIWEFYEQIEAGDVDGFMQKMKGIISGIPYDNLTEKDLALREQNYQTAVYLVFALMNQFVHTEIHCATGRADCVVEFEDKVYIFEFKLTSNETAENAVKQIKEKNYADKYSGSGKKIIAIGSSFDEEKRTIADWRVESW is encoded by the coding sequence ATGAGTACGATTAGAAAAATGCCCATAGGCGTCCAAAGTTTTGAAGTTATACGAAAAGAAAGTTTTGTCTATGTAGATAAAACGGAGCTTATTTGGAGATTAGTAAACGAAAGCCGAGTCCACTTTTTAAGCCGTCCGCGCCGCTTTGGGAAAAGCCTTTTGCTCTCCACGTTAAAAGCCTACTTCCTAGGGCAAAAAGAGCTTTTCAAGGGCTTAGCGATTGAGAAATTTGAAGAAGCCGAAAAAGGAAAACGTGAAATCTGGCAGGAGTATCCGGTACTCTATTTGGATTTTAATACGGGTATTTATGATACTAAGGAAGGTCTTTTAAATAGACTGACTTCTTTTTTGTGCGAATATGAAAAAATATATGGAAGTACAGGCCTTGACCTGCCCGACCGTTTTCAAAATTTAATAAAGGCTGCCTACGAAAAAACCGGTAAGCAGGCTGTTATTCTTATCGATGAATATGATAAGCCTCTCCTTCAAACAATGTGGAAGGATGAAGCCTTAAACGAAACCTACCGCACAATCCTTAAAGGTTTTTTCGGCGTTATAAAAAGTGCAGACCAGTACCTCCGCTTCGCCTTTTTGACCGGAGTCACAAAATTCAGTAAGGTCAGCATATTCAGCGATTTAAATAATTTACGGGATTTAAGCTTATTGTCGGATTATTCTGCTATCTGCGGAATTTCGCAAGATGAACTTGAAACCTGTTTTAAGCCTGAGATTGCAGCCCTTGCAGAAAATAATAGCTTGACTTATGAGGAAACTCTTGAAAAATTAAAGCAAAGATATGACGGCTATAAATTTTCCGAAGACGGAAAAAATATGTACAATCCATTTAGCTTGTTAAATGTTTTTGCCGATGGAAGGATGCGTGACTATTGGTTTGCAACCGGCACGCCGACCTTTTTGGTAGAATACTTAAAAAAAGCTTATTATAATATTCCCGACCTTGACGGAAATGTAAAGATGAACGAGTCCGGATTGGAAACCTACCGAGCAGATGCAATAAATCCTTTGCCCATTCTTTTTCAATCGGGGTATTTAACGATTAAAGATTATAACGATTTTTCTAGGCTTTACCGCTTGGGCTTTCCGAATGATGAAGTGCGTTACGGTTTTTTGGATAATTTGCTTCCGGCTTACACCCCGATAAGAACCGACAAAACGGGACTTTCAATTTGGGAATTTTACGAGCAAATTGAAGCCGGAGATGTAGACGGCTTTATGCAAAAGATGAAGGGGATAATCTCAGGAATACCTTACGATAACTTAACCGAAAAGGATTTGGCCTTGCGTGAACAAAACTATCAGACAGCCGTATATCTTGTGTTCGCTCTTATGAATCAGTTTGTGCATACGGAAATTCATTGTGCAACCGGACGGGCTGATTGTGTTGTTGAATTTGAAGATAAGGTTTACATCTTTGAATTTAAACTTACTTCAAACGAAACGGCGGAAAATGCCGTAAAACAAATCAAAGAGAAAAATTATGCGGACAAGTATTCCGGAAGCGGCAAAAAAATTATAGCAATCGGTTCAAGTTTTGATGAAGAAAAAAGGACTATTGCAGACTGGCGGGTTGAATCTTGGTAA
- a CDS encoding 4Fe-4S dicluster domain-containing protein, whose protein sequence is MLNINNNTSNIKREILVRIAKLQFEGKLEEGVHYIPREMVPRNSTPIRCCIFHDREIMRHRVIARLGCSLENYDEEKTLAQFAKEALEREKPTWPMLTVLDEACNACVKSKYMITNACQACVARPCMMNCPKTAIAISGGRARIDEEKCINCGICLKNCPYHAVIKIPVPCEESCPVGAISKDENGKERIDYHKCIFCGNCMRECPFGAMMDKGQIVDVIKHLMSGKKVSALYAPAVAAQFKAVPGQLESALKKAGFNKVWEVAIGADITADREASEFEERMEHGHILMTTSCCPAYVRAVRKHVPALVPCISDTRSPMHYTAELAKKEDPDCVTVFIGPCLAKRREGLEDEFVDYVLSIEELGALLTAKEIDISKEEALPGKITPTSSGRGFAASGGVAEAVRVRLKKPENLRSVLINGLNKEGMKQLASYGKIQSGELPHDSSTPNLVEVMSCEGGCIGGPSVITNQKLAASQLKKYADEGLSYSREKDLT, encoded by the coding sequence ATGCTTAATATAAATAATAACACATCTAATATTAAAAGAGAAATTCTTGTGCGCATTGCGAAGCTCCAGTTTGAAGGAAAGCTTGAAGAAGGAGTTCACTATATTCCGAGAGAGATGGTTCCGCGAAACAGTACGCCTATAAGGTGTTGTATTTTTCATGACAGAGAGATAATGAGGCATCGGGTAATTGCAAGGCTAGGCTGTTCTTTAGAAAATTATGATGAAGAAAAGACCTTGGCTCAATTTGCAAAAGAAGCTTTAGAAAGAGAAAAACCGACATGGCCCATGCTCACCGTTTTGGATGAGGCCTGTAATGCCTGCGTAAAAAGTAAATATATGATTACAAATGCTTGTCAAGCCTGTGTTGCCCGTCCCTGCATGATGAACTGCCCTAAAACCGCTATAGCGATTTCGGGAGGAAGAGCCCGTATTGATGAAGAAAAATGTATAAACTGCGGTATCTGTTTAAAAAACTGCCCCTACCATGCCGTTATAAAAATTCCCGTTCCCTGTGAAGAGTCCTGTCCGGTGGGCGCTATCTCAAAAGACGAAAACGGAAAAGAAAGAATCGATTACCATAAATGTATCTTTTGCGGAAACTGCATGAGGGAATGTCCTTTCGGTGCCATGATGGATAAGGGGCAGATTGTGGATGTCATAAAACATTTAATGAGCGGGAAAAAGGTTTCCGCCCTCTATGCCCCTGCGGTTGCAGCCCAGTTTAAGGCCGTTCCGGGACAGCTTGAGTCTGCCTTAAAAAAAGCCGGTTTTAATAAGGTCTGGGAGGTAGCTATAGGTGCGGACATAACGGCTGACCGTGAAGCTTCCGAGTTTGAAGAGAGAATGGAACACGGACATATCTTAATGACTACATCCTGCTGTCCTGCCTATGTTAGGGCAGTAAGAAAGCATGTTCCTGCCCTTGTTCCCTGTATTTCTGATACAAGAAGTCCGATGCACTATACGGCCGAATTGGCAAAAAAAGAAGATCCGGACTGTGTTACCGTATTTATAGGCCCCTGTCTTGCAAAAAGGAGGGAGGGCTTGGAAGATGAGTTTGTAGACTATGTTTTGTCGATAGAAGAATTGGGAGCCTTGCTGACTGCCAAAGAAATAGATATTTCCAAGGAAGAAGCCTTGCCCGGAAAAATTACGCCGACCTCTTCGGGAAGGGGCTTTGCAGCCTCAGGCGGTGTTGCCGAAGCTGTAAGAGTTCGTCTCAAAAAACCTGAAAACCTCCGCTCCGTGCTTATAAACGGCCTTAATAAAGAAGGAATGAAGCAGCTTGCCTCCTATGGTAAAATTCAAAGCGGAGAGCTTCCTCATGATTCGTCTACACCCAACCTTGTAGAAGTTATGTCATGTGAAGGCGGCTGCATAGGCGGGCCTTCGGTTATCACAAACCAAAAACTTGCCGCAAGCCAACTAAAAAAATACGCAGACGAAGGACTTTCTTATTCGAGAGAAAAAGACTTAACATAG
- a CDS encoding DpnI domain-containing protein, with protein sequence MIYRFDISLIKKYHSKSQIVRVLTEDWVLRNFNCPICGKLKIEAYPNNYPAGDFFCKNCKSDFELKSKKSISGKLPNIITDGAYKTMIERITSYRNPNFLFLTYKNYEVSNFILIPNHFFTPSIILKRKPLSNTARRAGWIGCNIDISKIPDAGKIFIIKDQIETDSKEIINKYAKIKSLKKTNIESRGWLLDIITCIEKINTEEFSLSQMYAFENELKLKHPENNFIKDKIRQQLQYLRDKGFVKFLERGKYKKL encoded by the coding sequence ATGATATACCGATTTGATATTTCTTTAATTAAAAAATATCACAGCAAATCTCAGATAGTAAGGGTGCTAACAGAGGATTGGGTACTAAGAAATTTTAATTGCCCGATTTGCGGTAAACTTAAAATCGAGGCATATCCAAATAACTATCCGGCAGGAGATTTCTTCTGTAAAAACTGTAAATCGGATTTTGAGTTAAAAAGTAAAAAAAGCATTTCCGGAAAATTACCGAATATCATTACGGACGGAGCCTATAAAACAATGATTGAAAGAATTACATCTTATAGGAATCCGAACTTTCTTTTCCTGACTTATAAGAACTATGAAGTATCAAATTTCATTTTGATACCAAATCATTTTTTTACTCCATCTATTATTTTAAAAAGAAAGCCTCTATCAAATACGGCAAGACGAGCCGGATGGATAGGATGCAATATAGATATTTCGAAAATTCCCGATGCAGGAAAAATATTTATAATAAAAGATCAAATCGAAACAGACTCGAAAGAAATAATAAACAAATATGCAAAAATAAAATCCCTAAAAAAAACAAATATTGAATCTCGAGGCTGGCTGCTTGATATAATAACTTGTATAGAAAAAATAAACACAGAAGAGTTTTCTTTAAGCCAAATGTACGCCTTTGAAAATGAGTTAAAATTAAAACATCCTGAAAATAATTTTATCAAAGACAAGATAAGACAACAACTCCAATATTTAAGAGACAAAGGTTTTGTAAAATTTTTAGAAAGAGGAAAATATAAAAAGTTATAA
- the purD gene encoding phosphoribosylamine--glycine ligase produces MNILLVGSGGREHAIALKLKESPSLGKLFIAPGNGGTALLGENVPIKADNIEGLADFALSASIDLVIAGPEIPLCLGLDDLIKEKAKAQNKKIAFFGPSKACARLEASKDFSKEMMSLLSIPTARYSSFTDFQKAKKYIEGLDYPFVIKADGLAAGKGVILPDSKEEGIAKLKNIMIEKQFGASGDKVVIEERLEGEEVSILAFSDGEKIAVMPPSQDHKRLKDNDEGPNTGGMGAYAPTPICSYEEAEKYAALTILPIVKEMKKRGTPYIGVLYAGLMLTKDGKGFTPKVLEYNCRFGDPETQVLMQLFDGDLALTMSSCAERSLDKAMPKWKKGYAATVVLASEGYPLSSSKPVELSASELEGSPEVSVIHAGTSLKDSKIFASGGRVLCISSNDKSLQKAMDTIYAKIKTIHFPGVQYRKDIAKRGLEHLNKLK; encoded by the coding sequence ATGAATATACTGCTTGTCGGATCAGGCGGAAGGGAACATGCAATAGCTTTAAAGCTAAAAGAATCTCCTTCTCTCGGTAAACTTTTTATAGCACCCGGAAACGGAGGCACGGCTCTTTTGGGTGAAAATGTCCCCATAAAGGCCGACAATATCGAAGGACTTGCCGATTTTGCTCTTTCTGCCTCAATAGATCTTGTAATTGCAGGCCCCGAAATTCCTCTGTGTTTAGGCCTCGACGACCTGATTAAAGAAAAAGCAAAAGCTCAAAACAAAAAAATAGCATTTTTCGGGCCCTCAAAGGCTTGTGCCCGATTGGAAGCCTCCAAAGATTTTTCCAAAGAGATGATGAGTCTTCTTTCCATTCCAACGGCAAGATATTCTTCTTTTACTGATTTTCAAAAAGCAAAAAAATATATTGAAGGCTTGGACTACCCCTTTGTAATAAAGGCTGACGGCCTTGCGGCGGGAAAAGGAGTTATCCTGCCCGACTCAAAAGAAGAGGGCATAGCCAAACTTAAAAATATAATGATCGAAAAACAATTCGGAGCCTCAGGCGACAAGGTAGTTATAGAAGAACGCCTTGAAGGAGAAGAGGTTTCCATCCTTGCTTTTTCGGACGGAGAAAAAATAGCCGTAATGCCGCCCTCGCAGGATCATAAACGGCTTAAAGACAATGATGAGGGCCCAAACACCGGCGGCATGGGAGCCTATGCCCCCACTCCAATTTGCTCATATGAAGAAGCCGAAAAATATGCCGCTCTTACGATTCTTCCCATTGTAAAAGAAATGAAAAAAAGAGGTACGCCCTACATTGGGGTTCTCTATGCAGGCCTAATGCTCACAAAGGACGGCAAGGGCTTTACACCCAAGGTGCTTGAATATAACTGCCGCTTCGGAGATCCCGAAACCCAAGTCTTAATGCAGCTTTTTGACGGAGACCTAGCTCTAACCATGAGCTCTTGCGCAGAAAGAAGTCTCGACAAAGCTATGCCTAAATGGAAAAAAGGCTATGCGGCAACCGTAGTGCTTGCAAGTGAAGGCTATCCTCTTTCTTCATCAAAACCGGTAGAATTGTCCGCTTCGGAATTGGAAGGTTCCCCTGAGGTAAGCGTAATACATGCAGGCACATCCCTTAAAGACTCCAAAATATTCGCATCGGGCGGAAGGGTTCTTTGTATAAGCTCAAATGATAAGAGCTTACAAAAAGCTATGGATACTATCTATGCAAAAATAAAAACCATACATTTTCCCGGAGTGCAGTACAGAAAGGACATTGCAAAACGCGGACTGGAACATCTAAACAAACTTAAATAA
- the purM gene encoding phosphoribosylformylglycinamidine cyclo-ligase yields the protein MNEMKNKNQEQPKGKREELSKDKSQEQTKDKSSVYSASGVNIDAGNEAVRLMSAAVKSTFNKSVLSDVGTFGGLFGTEELFKMKKPVLVGSTDGVGTKVKIAAEAGIYTTIGQDIVNHCIDDILVQGAKPLFFLDYVASSKLDPQMIADIVGGMAKACKESGCALIGGETAEMPGVYMEGEFDIAGTIVGAVDEEKILPKKNIKEGDLLIGLASNSPHTNGYSLIRTAFKGVDLNTVYPELKAPLHEVLLKPHRSYLNAIYPILQEHPEIVKALAHITGGGFIENIPRVIPAGLVIKVKKGSWPVPPLYPLIQKLTGASGDEMYRVFNMGIGMIAVVSPDMAEKYRELVGEESWIIGKLEKADTQTQKPVTILE from the coding sequence ATGAACGAAATGAAAAATAAAAACCAAGAGCAGCCAAAGGGCAAGAGAGAAGAACTATCAAAAGATAAGAGTCAAGAGCAGACCAAAGATAAAAGCTCGGTATACAGCGCATCAGGCGTGAACATTGATGCAGGAAATGAGGCCGTCCGCTTAATGAGTGCAGCGGTTAAATCAACATTTAATAAATCCGTTCTTTCGGATGTAGGCACCTTCGGAGGTCTTTTCGGCACTGAAGAGCTTTTTAAAATGAAAAAGCCCGTTCTTGTAGGTTCTACGGACGGGGTCGGAACAAAGGTAAAAATAGCAGCCGAAGCCGGTATATACACAACAATAGGCCAAGACATAGTAAATCACTGCATTGACGACATCCTCGTTCAAGGAGCAAAACCCCTTTTCTTTTTGGACTATGTTGCAAGCTCAAAGTTGGATCCGCAAATGATTGCCGACATAGTAGGAGGCATGGCAAAGGCTTGTAAAGAATCGGGCTGTGCCTTAATCGGAGGCGAAACGGCGGAAATGCCGGGAGTTTATATGGAAGGAGAATTCGACATAGCCGGAACCATTGTCGGGGCCGTCGATGAAGAAAAAATTCTTCCCAAGAAAAACATAAAAGAGGGAGACCTCCTGATAGGCCTTGCCTCGAACAGTCCCCATACAAACGGATACTCATTGATTAGAACAGCCTTTAAAGGCGTAGACCTTAATACCGTCTACCCCGAATTAAAAGCACCATTACATGAGGTTCTATTAAAACCGCACCGCTCCTATCTTAATGCAATCTATCCTATTTTGCAGGAGCATCCCGAAATCGTAAAAGCCCTAGCCCACATCACAGGCGGAGGTTTTATCGAAAACATTCCGCGCGTTATTCCTGCCGGCCTCGTCATCAAGGTAAAAAAAGGCTCGTGGCCCGTACCGCCTCTTTACCCCCTGATCCAAAAATTAACCGGTGCAAGCGGGGACGAAATGTACAGGGTCTTCAATATGGGTATCGGAATGATAGCAGTAGTTTCCCCCGACATGGCCGAAAAATACCGTGAACTTGTCGGAGAAGAATCATGGATAATCGGCAAACTGGAAAAAGCCGATACTCAAACTCAAAAGCCTGTAACAATATTAGAGTGA
- the ispG gene encoding (E)-4-hydroxy-3-methylbut-2-enyl-diphosphate synthase, translating to MNSIKLPRTIQIGGKGQVKKLTLGGTSAILLQTMWKESLLGADLLSIVKSLNELEQLGCDIVRFAVPDMDSAEQFVKLTRLTEMPLVADIHFDYKLALRCMDGDTSKIRINPGNIGSKEKTEEVIRKAKDTGTAIRIGVNSGSLPSDLKKKIEEANAKRNLSSDKKALDDEISISRADALTEAAARELEIFEKADFKDAVVSMKASNVRETVMANEIFAKKFDNPLHLGVTEAGPLIQGIVKSTIAFYRLLEQNIGSTIRVSLSDSCENEVIAGREILTECGKRQGGIRLISCPRCGRKGFDVQAFVKRWQTKLLSEKKDISIAVMGCVVNGPGEGKHADLGITGAGDSVIIFKHGAITKRLDLKKLTEKEKIEAVDKAFIEELQSL from the coding sequence ATGAACTCGATAAAACTACCGCGGACAATTCAGATAGGCGGCAAAGGACAGGTTAAAAAACTTACTCTCGGAGGAACTTCAGCGATTTTGCTTCAAACTATGTGGAAAGAAAGCCTATTGGGGGCTGATCTCCTTTCTATTGTAAAAAGCCTAAATGAATTGGAACAATTGGGCTGCGATATCGTGAGGTTTGCAGTTCCCGACATGGATTCTGCGGAGCAATTTGTCAAGCTCACCCGATTAACGGAGATGCCCCTCGTAGCCGATATCCATTTCGACTATAAACTTGCCCTGCGGTGCATGGACGGGGATACGTCAAAAATACGCATAAATCCCGGAAATATCGGTTCAAAAGAAAAAACGGAAGAAGTTATACGCAAGGCAAAGGATACGGGAACTGCTATCCGAATAGGGGTCAACTCGGGCTCTCTGCCTTCCGATCTAAAAAAGAAAATAGAAGAGGCAAATGCAAAAAGAAACTTAAGCAGCGACAAAAAGGCTTTAGATGATGAGATTTCCATTTCGAGAGCTGATGCCTTAACCGAGGCGGCAGCAAGAGAACTGGAAATTTTCGAAAAAGCCGATTTTAAAGATGCCGTAGTTTCTATGAAGGCTTCCAATGTGCGGGAAACGGTTATGGCAAACGAAATATTTGCTAAAAAATTCGACAATCCTCTTCATTTAGGAGTTACTGAAGCAGGCCCCCTTATTCAAGGTATTGTAAAAAGTACAATAGCCTTTTACAGGCTTTTGGAACAAAACATAGGAAGCACCATAAGAGTAAGCCTCTCCGATTCTTGCGAAAATGAAGTTATAGCCGGAAGAGAAATATTAACCGAATGCGGTAAAAGGCAAGGCGGAATAAGGCTCATATCCTGCCCTCGTTGCGGAAGAAAGGGCTTTGATGTTCAAGCCTTTGTAAAACGATGGCAGACAAAACTCTTATCCGAAAAGAAGGACATAAGCATTGCCGTTATGGGCTGCGTAGTAAACGGCCCCGGAGAAGGCAAACATGCAGATCTTGGAATTACCGGAGCCGGAGACTCCGTTATAATATTTAAACACGGAGCAATTACCAAACGCTTGGATTTAAAAAAATTAACCGAAAAAGAAAAAATTGAGGCAGTGGATAAAGCCTTTATAGAGGAGCTTCAAAGTCTATGA
- a CDS encoding tetratricopeptide repeat protein — protein sequence MKKQLKIIFIVLSIFYFYSNLFCLESIDEKERPWHLLEQAKIQMEKGEFGLALHLTNKARDIHKEQMEAKYSYMFNALKPKRVKLEGDNISEVYAILNKREDHDACKILDEIFLTHPPVFFDKSISKLMSWLEKRKAFPETDYLTGRIYFAEGDYEQAMHYYKEAWNFHNFLEIPDERFNIIYALADTSKLLRKYDEQEKYLLLVLTEDPIYGTTNLESDALQAMIKTISSEKTTEKFFLLYRNRNPIALKAYMDLTDIYMEAGKNRRALATAVLASIITITNLDDLISKDNYTYKYTNLSDLLHRLNRKQEVILWAEKQNFWRAFMNLADCLSNNGNTEQASYLYSKLAESIPSIKYAQEAIYKKEQMVKNK from the coding sequence ATGAAAAAACAATTAAAAATTATTTTTATCGTACTATCTATTTTTTATTTTTACTCAAACCTTTTTTGTTTGGAATCTATTGATGAAAAAGAAAGGCCTTGGCATCTTTTAGAACAAGCAAAAATTCAAATGGAAAAAGGCGAGTTCGGCCTGGCCCTCCACTTAACAAATAAGGCAAGAGATATTCATAAAGAACAAATGGAAGCAAAATATTCTTATATGTTCAATGCCTTAAAACCGAAAAGGGTAAAATTAGAGGGAGACAATATTTCAGAAGTCTATGCAATTTTAAATAAAAGAGAAGACCACGATGCCTGTAAAATTTTAGATGAAATCTTTTTAACTCATCCGCCCGTATTTTTTGATAAGTCTATTTCAAAATTAATGTCATGGCTCGAAAAACGCAAGGCCTTCCCTGAAACGGATTATTTGACAGGCCGAATTTATTTTGCAGAAGGAGACTATGAGCAAGCCATGCACTATTATAAGGAAGCATGGAATTTTCACAATTTTTTGGAAATTCCCGATGAAAGGTTCAATATAATTTACGCACTTGCCGACACATCAAAACTTTTGCGCAAATATGATGAACAGGAAAAATACCTCTTGCTTGTTTTAACCGAAGACCCCATATACGGAACTACAAATTTGGAAAGTGATGCTCTTCAGGCTATGATTAAAACAATAAGCTCCGAAAAGACAACCGAAAAATTCTTTTTGCTGTACCGAAACCGTAATCCGATAGCCTTAAAAGCCTACATGGATTTAACGGACATATATATGGAAGCAGGCAAAAACAGAAGAGCTCTTGCAACCGCTGTTTTAGCTTCCATAATAACTATAACGAACCTTGATGACCTTATCTCAAAAGACAATTACACTTATAAATACACCAACCTTTCCGACCTGCTCCATAGGCTTAATAGAAAACAAGAAGTTATATTGTGGGCCGAAAAACAAAACTTTTGGCGAGCTTTTATGAATCTTGCAGATTGCCTTTCAAATAACGGTAATACGGAACAAGCTTCTTATCTCTATTCAAAACTGGCAGAATCAATTCCTTCGATTAAATATGCCCAAGAAGCTATATATAAAAAAGAGCAAATGGTAAAAAATAAATAA
- a CDS encoding zinc dependent phospholipase C family protein: MPDFYAHYIHGQRVFALLSSEIAAGISNKNLYNQGLQGPDFLYFHKPFKKDNNPVLQLATDIHNTNCTDVFNAVLTKIKIEPNTDEFSYIMGFIGHFGLDSSCHPYVNAMVEEMKRDHAEIEMEFEKFLLKQDGLHPLRYKAHDYIDINEKEAEAVANIYRCLLPSITKEDILCSFRSFKMGKKFFYAPTRLSQILKLSLIRILGLYDFLQGHIIRTSDHPKSKITNEKLFSLYNNSVEITAELMDNFYKNLTENKPILDRFGYNFA; the protein is encoded by the coding sequence ATGCCTGATTTTTATGCACATTATATACATGGACAAAGAGTTTTTGCTCTATTGTCTTCTGAAATTGCTGCAGGAATTTCGAATAAGAATTTATATAATCAAGGTTTACAGGGGCCCGATTTTTTATATTTTCATAAACCTTTTAAAAAGGATAATAATCCTGTTTTACAGCTTGCAACGGATATTCATAACACAAATTGTACCGATGTTTTTAATGCCGTATTAACTAAGATAAAAATCGAACCGAATACCGATGAATTTTCATATATCATGGGCTTTATAGGTCACTTCGGTTTGGATAGCTCTTGCCATCCTTATGTAAATGCTATGGTGGAGGAAATGAAAAGAGACCATGCCGAGATCGAAATGGAATTTGAAAAATTTTTATTAAAGCAGGACGGACTCCATCCTCTTAGGTACAAGGCTCATGATTATATCGATATAAATGAAAAAGAAGCTGAAGCCGTTGCCAATATCTACAGATGTCTTCTTCCTTCTATAACAAAAGAAGATATTTTGTGTTCTTTTCGTAGTTTTAAAATGGGGAAAAAATTTTTCTATGCACCTACAAGATTATCTCAAATTCTAAAACTTTCTTTAATTAGAATCTTAGGTCTTTATGATTTTTTGCAGGGACACATCATTAGGACTTCCGATCATCCTAAGAGCAAAATAACAAACGAAAAACTTTTTTCTCTTTATAATAATTCCGTGGAAATAACGGCTGAGCTTATGGATAACTTTTATAAGAATCTTACGGAAAATAAACCGATCTTAGACAGGTTCGGCTATAATTTTGCATAA